ATTACCGGACGTGCGGCGTGCCCCTGGACCAGCTCCGTGTGCCGTCCGAGGGCGACGCGCTGTTGATCGGCCACGAGGAATGCGTCTACATGGGATGGAGGCACGACACCGCGTGCAAGTTCGTCTACGGGTTCCATCCGGAGAACATGACGCTCATGCGCAAGGCCAGCGGCAACCTGAAGGTCAACCTTCTGCGGCAGGCGAAGGACACCCCTCTGCGCGGCGGGGACTTCGTCGGCGTGTCGTGCCGTTTCGACGGACACTGGCGGGGGGCCTACTGCCACCTCGACAACACGTCGGCCACCCCGCTGGACACCAACTCGACCAGCATTCTCGTGGCTTCCGGGATCGCCGCGGCGATGATCGTTTTGAAGAACAACCACATCACGCCCGGCGTCCACTTGACGCACGAGCTGGAGAATTATGTTTCGTCGTTCCGCTCGCTGATCCCGGTGCACAACTACGAGATGCCGGCCGAGGCGCTGGAGGAAGCGCTGCCCTGACCGCGCGTCACGCGTGATCGAAGTCGTCGAACGAGGTCATGTCACTGACCACCCTGGAGCCCTGCAGGGTCGGGAAGTAGCTCCCCCGAAGCATGTCGTGCTTCAGCATGAACACGTCGAGCTGCCGACCCTTGGTCGGACAGTACAGCATCAGGAGCCCGCCGCCGCCCGCGCCGATGATCTTGTCGCCGAGAACGCCGAAGTCCTTGCGGACCTTTTCGTAGAGCTGGTCGAGCATGGACAGGCTGATGACGGCGGACATCTTGCGCTTGAATCAATCACCGCAGTTCGATCGGTTGCGTAACCGGTAAGGAAACGATGGGGCGGCCGGCGCGATGGCTTGCAGTACGGTGTCATTCCGGCTCCAAACGGATCCCGGAAATGGCTTTCTTGCAGAATGTCACGCGTCCGGCCCGCCTTTATCCCGAGCGCGCAAGCGCATCGGGACTACCGCCAGAGGCACTTTGTCGGACCGACCTGACGTCGGCCACGGCTTTGTAGATGAGCATGCGGAGGGAGGGGTCGAACGCCCGTCACGCACATCCGCCGCCCCGCTTCCCCACCGGTAACGCCTCCCGATCCATCCGGTCGGATGCACAAAACCGCAACCCCCGCGGAGTCGCACCCGTCTGCCCTAATCACTTTCTTTCACTTTCCCCTTGCACCGGAGAAGGCACTCTGCAGGCGCTGGTTCGACATCCTTCTCTGTTGACTGCTCCAGACTACTGAAGTATATATCATGGTAGATACTATATGGAGGACACGATGAAGACTGCTTCGTTATTCACAAATGGCGGAAGCCAAGCTGTCAGGCTGCCCAAGGAATGCCGATTCAGGGGAAGAGAAGTGTACGTGCGCAAGTTTGAGGATGTCGTGATCCTCTTCCCCAAGCGCAATCCTTGGTCGCCCTTGGTGAACAGCC
This genomic window from Kiritimatiellia bacterium contains:
- a CDS encoding AbrB/MazE/SpoVT family DNA-binding domain-containing protein, whose protein sequence is MKTASLFTNGGSQAVRLPKECRFRGREVYVRKFEDVVILFPKRNPWSPLVNSLKKFSADFMSDRAQPAHDEREAI